Proteins found in one Paucidesulfovibrio longus DSM 6739 genomic segment:
- a CDS encoding YfaP family protein — protein MTDAPPTFCHWEVQPRSIRLSAGEFEQRVPLSLRGDVDAPVFASSNPEVAEIGPDGVIRCGWTIGNAVLMVWRSSVRDSLRHVLVEVRDPSWFADHPDFASGASVFLSGMVVNALNTSGVGNALIEFRRSETGPAAFQTFANAYGGFELTVPEGFYYVEVTAPGYIAWHGWVNADTNTSGDIQIVLSPELDGQVARIVLQWGLNPRDLDSHLTGPTPSGGRFHVFYSHTIENEAAELDVDDTSSYGPETITIHRLIPGVYRYAVHDYTNRNTNPSTGLAQSGATVKVFLSDGREQTFTVPNAPGTVWTVFEIDGATGTVTPVNAMSYQSQPANVGM, from the coding sequence ATGACGGATGCCCCGCCAACCTTTTGCCACTGGGAGGTACAGCCTCGCTCCATCCGCCTCTCCGCTGGCGAGTTCGAGCAACGGGTTCCGCTCTCCCTGCGCGGCGACGTGGACGCCCCGGTCTTTGCCTCCAGCAATCCGGAGGTCGCGGAGATCGGGCCGGACGGCGTCATTCGCTGCGGCTGGACCATCGGCAACGCCGTGCTCATGGTCTGGCGATCCTCGGTCCGGGACAGCCTCCGCCATGTTCTGGTGGAGGTCCGCGATCCGTCCTGGTTCGCCGACCACCCGGACTTTGCCAGCGGAGCATCGGTCTTCCTCAGCGGCATGGTGGTCAACGCCCTCAACACCAGCGGCGTCGGCAACGCGCTGATCGAATTCCGCCGCTCGGAAACCGGCCCGGCGGCGTTCCAGACCTTCGCCAACGCCTATGGCGGGTTCGAGCTGACCGTGCCCGAGGGGTTCTATTACGTGGAGGTCACCGCGCCGGGATACATCGCCTGGCATGGCTGGGTGAACGCCGACACCAACACCTCCGGCGACATCCAGATCGTTCTCTCGCCCGAACTCGACGGCCAGGTCGCCCGCATCGTGTTGCAGTGGGGGCTCAACCCCCGGGATCTCGATTCCCATCTCACCGGACCGACGCCATCGGGCGGTCGCTTCCATGTGTTCTATTCCCACACCATCGAAAACGAGGCGGCGGAATTGGACGTGGACGACACCAGCTCCTACGGGCCGGAGACCATCACCATCCATCGGCTCATCCCCGGCGTCTACCGCTACGCGGTCCACGACTACACCAACCGCAACACCAATCCGAGCACCGGCCTGGCGCAGTCCGGAGCCACGGTGAAAGTGTTCCTGAGCGATGGCCGTGAGCAGACCTTCACCGTTCCCAACGCCCCGGGTACGGTCTGGACCGTGTTCGAAATCGACGGCGCGACTGGAACAGTGACGCCGGTCAACGCCATGAGCTATCAATCCCAACCCGCCAATGTCGGCATGTAA
- a CDS encoding baseplate J/gp47 family protein, protein MGRASIGYINKDYESIRQELLAKIPQLTDRWTDFNHSDLGVVLLDLFCGVGDMLAYYLDAQAAEAFLPTARQRQNVINLCKLIGYRLDSPVASTTTLRFRLSAPLGKDLTIPAGTACRALLNDGEADFETVEDGLIPRGVLSVDIPARQGVRRTETFTSTGLPFQRIRLTGDVIAQGTITVTVGDDAWSEVDHFQDSLADSRHFMADLDALDISTLIFGDGQSGAVPAQGSAIAVSYLQTIGDQGNLGPNRITQLLSPIYLDGGQVSLTVTNPVPATGGASREALEHARRQAPAELRSLWKAVTLEDYQALAEGYPGVAKAKVLDTNACQNIRYYNVQLAIAPNGGGMPSALLKRDLAEFLERRKVITVEINLFDPIYRPVSIDAEVYIWPGEPLENVRSRIEAALSDFFSFDEVSFGQTIHFSDLVALIDGVRGVSHMHLYAPQQDIELRHGEIPVLGSVNLDLRRAG, encoded by the coding sequence ATGGGCCGCGCAAGCATCGGATACATCAACAAGGATTACGAATCGATCCGTCAGGAGCTGCTGGCGAAGATCCCGCAGCTCACCGACCGCTGGACCGATTTTAATCACTCCGATCTCGGCGTCGTCCTGCTCGATCTGTTCTGCGGAGTGGGCGACATGCTGGCCTACTACCTGGATGCCCAGGCGGCGGAGGCCTTTCTGCCCACGGCCCGCCAGCGCCAGAACGTCATCAACCTCTGCAAGCTCATCGGCTACCGGCTGGACTCGCCGGTGGCCTCCACCACCACGCTGCGTTTCCGGCTCTCCGCCCCGCTTGGCAAGGATCTGACCATTCCGGCGGGGACGGCCTGCCGCGCCTTGCTGAATGACGGCGAGGCGGATTTCGAGACGGTCGAGGACGGTCTGATCCCGCGAGGCGTGCTCTCGGTGGACATCCCGGCCCGTCAAGGCGTGCGCCGCACCGAGACCTTCACTTCCACGGGGCTGCCATTCCAGCGCATCCGCCTGACCGGCGACGTCATCGCCCAGGGCACCATCACCGTTACGGTGGGGGACGACGCCTGGAGCGAGGTCGATCATTTCCAGGACAGCCTGGCCGACAGCCGCCATTTCATGGCCGACCTGGACGCCCTCGACATCTCCACCCTGATTTTCGGCGACGGGCAAAGCGGCGCTGTACCCGCTCAGGGAAGCGCCATCGCCGTCAGCTATCTGCAGACCATCGGGGATCAGGGAAATCTCGGTCCGAACCGGATCACCCAACTGCTGAGCCCGATCTACCTCGACGGAGGCCAGGTCTCCCTGACCGTCACCAACCCGGTGCCCGCCACCGGCGGCGCTTCGCGGGAAGCCCTCGAACACGCTCGCAGACAGGCACCGGCGGAGTTGCGCAGTCTCTGGAAGGCCGTCACTCTGGAGGATTACCAGGCCCTCGCCGAAGGTTACCCCGGCGTCGCCAAGGCCAAGGTGCTCGACACCAATGCCTGCCAGAACATTCGCTATTACAACGTCCAACTGGCCATCGCCCCCAACGGCGGCGGAATGCCCTCGGCGCTGCTCAAGCGGGACCTCGCGGAGTTTCTCGAACGCCGCAAGGTCATCACGGTCGAGATCAACCTGTTTGACCCGATCTACCGCCCCGTTTCCATCGACGCCGAGGTCTACATCTGGCCCGGTGAACCGCTGGAAAACGTGCGCAGCCGCATCGAAGCCGCGCTCTCCGATTTCTTTTCCTTCGACGAGGTCTCCTTCGGTCAGACCATTCACTTCTCCGACCTGGTGGCCCTGATCGACGGCGTGCGCGGGGTCAGCCATATGCACCTCTACGCGCCGCAGCAGGATATCGAGCTGCGCCATGGCGAAATCCCGGTTCTCGGCAGCGTCAACCTCGATCTGCGGAGGGCCGGTTGA
- a CDS encoding amidoligase family protein encodes MNLKEIHYGIEIETVKRTREQIAWAIHSVVGGTVRHVGIPSSYDPWEVEDLRGRVWKVVGDASLTSVPAHLRAEVVSPVLGYDDIPQLQEAVRAIRRAGGKINSQCGIHIHIDAAPFDGRHLGNLAKIVYKQEPLILHALGISRDRLNRYTRPVSDELIQRIEQHRPRTKDQLNRIWYGYHNRQPQHYDNSRYHGVNLHNVWYRGTVEFRWFEATLHAGRIKAYLQFCLAVAAKALNGRAASSRKRDFDPQSAKYDFRVFLLHLGLIGDEFKTARKHLMANMPGDAAFKNGRPKPEEVLLDETETTTLTNEAGQVPGLTV; translated from the coding sequence ATGAACCTGAAAGAGATCCACTACGGGATCGAGATTGAGACCGTAAAACGCACCCGGGAACAGATCGCCTGGGCCATCCACTCGGTGGTGGGCGGCACGGTCCGCCATGTCGGCATCCCCAGCAGCTATGACCCCTGGGAGGTCGAGGACCTGCGCGGCCGCGTCTGGAAGGTGGTGGGGGACGCCTCCCTGACCAGCGTCCCGGCCCATCTGCGGGCCGAGGTGGTCAGCCCGGTGCTCGGCTACGACGACATCCCGCAACTGCAGGAGGCGGTCCGGGCCATCCGCCGCGCCGGTGGCAAGATCAACAGCCAGTGCGGCATCCACATCCATATCGACGCCGCGCCCTTCGACGGCAGGCACCTGGGCAACCTGGCCAAGATCGTCTACAAGCAGGAACCGCTGATCCTCCACGCCCTCGGCATCAGCCGCGACCGGCTCAACCGCTACACCCGGCCGGTCAGCGACGAGCTGATCCAACGCATCGAACAGCATCGCCCGCGCACCAAGGACCAGCTCAACCGCATCTGGTACGGCTACCACAACCGCCAGCCCCAGCACTACGACAACAGCCGCTACCACGGGGTCAACCTGCACAACGTCTGGTACCGGGGCACGGTGGAGTTCCGCTGGTTCGAGGCGACCCTTCACGCGGGGCGGATCAAGGCCTACCTGCAGTTCTGCCTTGCGGTCGCCGCCAAGGCGCTCAATGGAAGGGCCGCCTCCAGCCGCAAGCGGGATTTCGATCCCCAGAGCGCCAAATACGACTTCCGGGTCTTCCTGCTCCACCTCGGCCTGATCGGCGACGAGTTCAAGACTGCCCGCAAGCATCTGATGGCCAACATGCCAGGTGACGCCGCCTTCAAGAACGGACGCCCTAAACCGGAGGAGGTCCTGCTGGACGAAACCGAAACCACCACTCTCACCAACGAGGCCGGGCAAGTTCCCGGCCTCACTGTTTAA
- a CDS encoding GPW/gp25 family protein → MSYDFLGKGLRYPFRFQSVSGGTQISAATSREHEHIRESILQILGTRIGERFMNPEFGSRLKDLVFEQNDEVLKGLLRHYVIDAIKRWEKRVIITEVRFDDRPLNIDGNLLLVHIAYRVIQSQVDGNLVYPFYREDPNNPAPSYPQPEPEPEPPPVRSVRLSPDVRSLFNLLWFDAAEMSPDPDDSFIWPAGEYEIAYIEGAFQDRNGKWIVSDPGDNHGHYLVFEGAPETEAPQAEHALYLAASGLGFNTQSQAEDNAAGTVHRITTSEPGRIGLFYFEGKKESHYLNNTSGQPNPVWQLRGPL, encoded by the coding sequence ATGAGCTATGACTTTCTCGGCAAGGGATTGCGCTACCCGTTCCGGTTTCAGTCGGTATCCGGCGGCACCCAGATCTCGGCCGCCACCTCGCGGGAGCACGAACATATCCGCGAAAGCATCCTGCAGATCCTCGGCACCCGGATCGGCGAACGGTTCATGAATCCGGAGTTCGGCTCCAGGCTGAAGGATCTGGTGTTCGAACAGAACGACGAGGTGCTCAAGGGTCTGCTGCGCCATTACGTGATCGACGCCATCAAGCGCTGGGAAAAGCGGGTGATCATCACGGAGGTGCGCTTCGACGACCGGCCGCTGAACATCGACGGCAACCTGCTGCTGGTGCATATCGCCTACCGGGTGATCCAGAGCCAGGTGGACGGCAACCTGGTCTATCCCTTCTACAGAGAAGACCCGAACAATCCCGCGCCCAGCTATCCCCAGCCGGAACCAGAGCCGGAACCGCCGCCGGTGCGCAGCGTGCGCCTGTCGCCGGACGTGCGCTCACTGTTCAATCTGCTCTGGTTCGACGCGGCCGAAATGAGTCCCGATCCGGACGATTCCTTCATCTGGCCAGCCGGAGAATACGAGATCGCCTACATCGAGGGAGCCTTTCAGGACCGCAACGGCAAATGGATCGTCAGCGATCCGGGTGACAATCACGGCCATTATCTGGTCTTCGAGGGAGCGCCTGAAACGGAAGCGCCCCAGGCCGAGCATGCCCTCTATCTGGCTGCGAGCGGTCTGGGCTTCAACACCCAGAGCCAGGCGGAAGACAACGCCGCTGGCACCGTTCACCGGATCACCACGTCGGAGCCGGGTCGCATCGGCCTGTTCTATTTCGAGGGCAAGAAGGAATCCCACTACCTCAACAACACCTCCGGGCAGCCCAATCCCGTCTGGCAACTGCGCGGCCCGCTCTGA
- a CDS encoding PAAR domain-containing protein produces the protein MSSQARLGDISSHGGVIITGASRTLDNGMPVARMGDLHVCPIPGHGVTPIVTGSFDTITEGLPNARIGDITACGAIIVTGSPDTIDN, from the coding sequence ATGAGCTCCCAGGCGCGACTCGGCGACATCAGCAGTCACGGCGGCGTCATCATCACCGGAGCGAGCCGGACGCTGGACAACGGCATGCCGGTGGCCCGCATGGGGGATCTGCACGTCTGTCCCATCCCGGGGCATGGCGTGACGCCCATCGTGACCGGCAGCTTCGATACCATCACCGAAGGATTGCCCAACGCCCGCATCGGCGACATCACCGCCTGCGGAGCCATCATCGTCACCGGCAGTCCCGACACCATCGACAACTGA
- a CDS encoding phage tail protein yields MSDWFKDNLLGLLPPLYEHNDEAGDLRTFLSLPAGTLDELKQAIDDFPIIFDVDHCDERFLPLLARLVGLEVDGTCSPDCQRRRVREAVEIYRRKGTIPAIERDFDALGWQGELQETFRSALRLNARSRLSNAKLPGLVFSLGVFRVLCLNQTEGLRDALVFHHPAGTRCFWLQFLLEWIEGGAMLDFGHANAVRRIVLAFLDETFVLGRSSLGSCRHLTNKQRAWELLQLTSTTEMIPEIDRAAVKVSRFHGRQNRMRLNHKALNDWRLPYTRVGEDRVSFCTPIYTGRDFEGDVLESGFGLGESHLNRKPLTHGETALRYCFRQKDFFFDTQAEPVERAEAKYDLRLPLESRHRLCFQLGRARLNEGLDLTANQGGISNLLLASTAGCDADVTLAVDRIDRWRRRGPVFRLNANTLNTRYLSNANLTGERASLEVYVDTGSLQRHRVETMKLGASPLNTTGLRLSVDRTRPMRVSRMRLNQAGFRWSRPSYRWLFRQQDLHAPTQAGFEAATNNYRATQWPT; encoded by the coding sequence ATGTCGGATTGGTTCAAGGACAATCTGCTCGGCCTGCTGCCGCCGCTTTACGAGCACAACGACGAGGCCGGTGACCTGCGCACCTTTCTGAGCCTTCCCGCCGGAACGCTCGACGAGCTCAAGCAGGCCATCGACGACTTCCCGATCATCTTCGACGTCGATCATTGCGACGAACGCTTCTTGCCGCTGCTGGCGAGGCTCGTCGGCCTCGAAGTGGACGGCACCTGTTCGCCGGACTGCCAGCGCCGCCGCGTGCGGGAGGCGGTCGAAATCTATCGACGCAAGGGCACCATTCCGGCCATCGAACGCGACTTTGACGCGCTCGGTTGGCAGGGGGAACTGCAGGAGACCTTCCGCTCGGCTCTTCGTCTCAATGCCCGTTCCAGACTCAGCAACGCCAAGCTGCCCGGGCTGGTGTTCAGCCTCGGCGTGTTTCGCGTGCTGTGTCTCAACCAGACCGAGGGGCTGCGCGACGCCCTGGTGTTTCACCACCCGGCGGGCACGCGCTGTTTCTGGCTCCAGTTTCTGCTCGAATGGATCGAAGGCGGCGCGATGCTCGACTTCGGGCATGCCAACGCCGTGCGCCGGATCGTGCTGGCATTTCTCGACGAAACCTTCGTCCTCGGACGTTCCTCGCTCGGTTCCTGTCGTCACCTGACCAACAAGCAGAGGGCCTGGGAGTTGCTGCAGCTCACCAGCACCACGGAGATGATCCCGGAGATCGACCGGGCCGCCGTGAAGGTTTCCCGTTTTCACGGCCGCCAGAACCGGATGCGCCTGAACCACAAGGCCCTCAACGACTGGCGGCTGCCGTACACCCGCGTGGGCGAGGATCGGGTTTCCTTCTGCACGCCCATCTATACCGGCCGCGATTTCGAAGGCGATGTGCTGGAAAGCGGCTTCGGGCTGGGTGAGAGCCATCTCAACCGCAAGCCGCTGACCCATGGCGAGACCGCGCTGCGCTACTGCTTCCGGCAGAAGGATTTCTTTTTCGACACACAGGCGGAACCGGTCGAGCGGGCGGAGGCCAAGTACGACCTGCGCCTGCCCTTGGAATCCCGGCACCGCCTCTGCTTTCAGCTTGGCCGCGCCAGGCTCAACGAAGGTCTCGATCTCACCGCCAACCAGGGCGGCATCAGCAATCTGCTGCTCGCCTCCACCGCTGGCTGCGACGCGGACGTCACCCTGGCCGTCGACCGGATCGACCGATGGCGGCGGAGAGGGCCTGTGTTCCGGCTCAACGCGAACACCCTGAACACCCGGTATCTGAGCAATGCGAATCTGACCGGCGAACGGGCTTCGCTTGAAGTCTACGTGGACACGGGCTCTCTCCAGCGCCATCGAGTCGAGACCATGAAGCTGGGCGCGAGCCCGCTCAACACCACCGGCCTGCGCCTTTCCGTGGATCGGACCCGACCCATGCGCGTCAGCCGCATGCGCCTCAACCAGGCTGGATTCCGCTGGTCGCGGCCTTCCTACCGCTGGCTGTTCCGTCAGCAGGATCTGCACGCGCCCACGCAGGCCGGGTTCGAGGCCGCCACCAACAACTATCGCGCCACCCAGTGGCCCACCTGA
- a CDS encoding DUF4815 domain-containing protein translates to MSISRETFDPTKNYKRIRYHQDRDLLDSELNEQQDIINLERRKIADILFKEGSIIMGLEVSAAANVLTLAPGVVYIDGHLEQVSGATLTYDPATTSGADYVYVELLKYNYGYTQDPALINPATGEPTAEREKWALSLKATDTSGQTLPNNVTERRVIPIYKFDRESGDVTPTVQEKSNLYLRDLLGTLPGSRITVSSITEDQLSFAAAEGLNSLIQNLAERTFDQAGSYLVRGFDTFIGGVDDDSVEAITNAGRAYIQGFRHQRDLPTSTLVPKSIATKSVRGEQKTFDINKRRYPVNSTPLKETTQVEAIVEITRNVTRGSVGGGEDLLDPNPVVDILEVSQGATIFQEGVDWQQSGNHVDWLGSGNEPAIGTTYTVRWTYTKQMVKGTDYVDSGWFGQANHPAAGNYFYLVTAYNATGETAFNAAAVVARATTAGEMNKLSWLPVSGATGYRVYRAATNGARTDYKRLMELGSEALSYVDDGVEETTTASPPATNTAGLTMSPVQLELGNLNVINFGRGSLGDQPVNGSNCSLDYDYYLGRRDIVYATTTEIKRLEGAPADFPKLPIVQENALGLCSIDCPPNSTDMEIRNFGLTRITMDQIHDIIQDVEDLKYNDAQYQMNNELQNRDAQTKKGIYSDDFSNTAQSDIYHAEWDARVNEIARFVAPDRIPHSTVLSVDQAGSNASFFGSLALLPGNETVLVEQNDWSEERNINPYAVFDKPPAMLQSTPNLGRRGQTGIAVTGINFTPSKSGIVLRCDGQVMASNLISDEAGRVSASFTIPTNARNGNRIVEMNDGVYSARTSLQINDPLVITRIERIIENRIIRVPVVQVVWRTQTIFVPRDPLAQTFSFTQNQVISSIGLQFTARDPSIPVTVQIRGVTTGLPNGVVFAEKVLAPNEISLSGETRIRFDDPFYAEANTSYAVVLLTNSTNYKVRTATLGKMGRWGIITRQTYMEGVLLESSNAETWTPLNGSDLAMKIYGYNFQSDGMIRFQPITGVQFSDINLDEYSAIPQGTGLDWEYSTDGGVTWDAMVPAEEERLPNLATRVQIRVRLSSSLSNDTPAINFRDVNLVGYLNKTTGAYLTRENELTQGVESTKAYVQMQIPSGTTLQWFASNDGGLTWEAMTIQDTRPIDENWTEYTLVRTFTDNTGNKVRYKAEMTGTPLIYPRIHSLGATLS, encoded by the coding sequence ATGAGCATCTCACGCGAGACATTCGACCCGACCAAGAACTACAAGCGCATCCGCTATCATCAGGATCGCGACCTGCTGGATTCCGAACTCAACGAGCAGCAGGACATCATCAACCTGGAGCGGCGCAAGATCGCCGACATCCTGTTCAAGGAAGGCTCCATCATCATGGGCCTCGAGGTCAGCGCGGCCGCCAACGTCCTGACCCTGGCCCCGGGCGTGGTCTACATCGACGGCCATCTGGAACAGGTGAGTGGCGCGACCCTGACCTATGACCCGGCCACCACCAGCGGAGCCGATTACGTTTACGTGGAGCTGCTGAAGTACAACTACGGCTACACCCAGGACCCGGCCCTGATCAATCCGGCCACCGGCGAGCCCACTGCCGAGCGGGAAAAATGGGCGCTCTCTCTCAAGGCGACGGATACCAGCGGCCAGACGCTGCCCAACAACGTGACCGAGCGCCGGGTGATCCCGATTTACAAGTTCGACCGCGAGAGCGGAGACGTCACGCCCACGGTGCAGGAGAAGTCCAACCTCTACCTACGTGATCTGCTGGGCACGCTGCCGGGCAGCCGGATCACCGTCTCCTCGATCACCGAGGACCAGCTCTCCTTCGCCGCCGCCGAGGGTCTCAACTCACTGATTCAGAACCTGGCCGAGCGCACCTTCGACCAGGCAGGAAGCTACCTGGTGCGGGGATTCGACACCTTTATCGGCGGGGTCGATGACGACAGTGTGGAGGCGATCACCAACGCCGGACGCGCCTACATCCAGGGCTTCCGGCATCAGCGCGATCTGCCCACCTCGACCCTGGTGCCCAAATCCATCGCCACCAAATCGGTGCGCGGCGAGCAGAAGACCTTCGACATCAACAAGCGCCGCTATCCGGTCAACTCCACGCCGCTCAAGGAGACGACCCAGGTGGAGGCCATCGTCGAGATTACCCGCAACGTCACTCGTGGCTCGGTGGGCGGCGGCGAAGACCTGCTCGACCCCAATCCGGTAGTGGACATCCTCGAGGTCAGCCAGGGAGCGACCATCTTCCAAGAGGGCGTGGACTGGCAGCAGTCGGGCAACCATGTCGACTGGCTCGGCTCCGGTAACGAACCGGCCATCGGCACCACCTACACGGTGCGCTGGACCTACACCAAGCAGATGGTCAAGGGCACCGACTACGTGGACAGCGGCTGGTTCGGACAGGCCAACCATCCGGCGGCCGGAAACTATTTCTATCTGGTGACCGCCTACAACGCCACCGGCGAGACGGCCTTCAACGCCGCTGCGGTCGTTGCCCGGGCCACCACCGCCGGGGAGATGAACAAGCTCTCCTGGTTGCCGGTCAGCGGCGCGACCGGCTATCGCGTCTACCGGGCCGCCACCAACGGCGCACGCACCGACTACAAGCGACTGATGGAACTGGGCAGCGAGGCGCTCTCCTACGTCGACGACGGCGTCGAGGAAACCACCACCGCTTCGCCTCCGGCCACCAACACGGCCGGGCTCACCATGTCGCCGGTCCAGCTCGAGCTGGGCAACCTCAACGTGATCAACTTCGGACGCGGCAGCCTCGGCGACCAGCCGGTGAACGGCTCCAACTGCAGCCTGGATTACGACTATTACCTTGGCCGCCGCGACATCGTTTACGCCACCACCACCGAGATCAAGCGCCTCGAAGGGGCTCCGGCGGATTTTCCGAAGCTGCCTATCGTGCAGGAAAACGCCCTGGGGCTGTGCAGTATCGATTGCCCGCCCAACTCCACCGACATGGAGATCCGCAACTTCGGCCTGACCCGCATCACCATGGACCAGATCCACGACATCATTCAGGACGTCGAGGACCTGAAGTACAACGATGCCCAGTACCAGATGAACAACGAGCTACAGAACCGGGACGCCCAGACCAAGAAAGGCATCTACTCGGACGACTTTTCGAACACCGCTCAGTCGGACATCTACCACGCCGAATGGGACGCCCGGGTCAATGAGATCGCCCGGTTCGTCGCGCCGGACCGTATTCCGCACTCCACGGTGCTCTCGGTCGATCAGGCGGGCAGCAACGCGAGCTTCTTCGGCAGCCTGGCGCTGTTGCCGGGCAACGAGACCGTGCTGGTGGAGCAGAACGATTGGTCCGAGGAGCGCAACATCAACCCTTACGCCGTGTTCGACAAGCCTCCGGCCATGCTGCAGAGTACGCCCAACCTCGGGCGGCGCGGGCAGACCGGCATTGCCGTCACCGGCATCAACTTCACCCCAAGCAAATCCGGCATCGTGCTGCGCTGTGACGGCCAGGTAATGGCCAGCAACCTGATCAGCGACGAAGCCGGTCGGGTCAGCGCCTCCTTCACCATTCCGACCAACGCCCGCAACGGCAACCGGATCGTGGAGATGAACGACGGCGTTTACTCGGCTCGGACCAGCCTGCAGATCAACGATCCGCTGGTTATCACCCGCATCGAGCGCATCATCGAGAACCGCATTATCCGCGTGCCGGTGGTGCAGGTGGTCTGGCGCACCCAGACCATCTTCGTGCCTCGCGATCCACTGGCCCAGACCTTCAGCTTCACCCAGAACCAGGTGATCTCCAGCATCGGTCTGCAGTTCACCGCCAGGGACCCGAGCATTCCGGTCACGGTACAGATTCGCGGCGTCACCACCGGTCTGCCCAACGGCGTGGTGTTCGCCGAGAAGGTGCTGGCCCCGAACGAGATCAGCCTGAGCGGCGAGACCCGCATTCGCTTCGACGACCCGTTCTACGCCGAGGCCAACACCAGCTACGCCGTGGTGCTGCTGACCAACAGCACCAATTACAAGGTGCGCACCGCCACCCTCGGCAAGATGGGCCGCTGGGGCATCATCACCCGGCAGACCTACATGGAGGGCGTGCTGCTGGAGAGCTCCAACGCCGAGACCTGGACGCCGCTCAACGGCTCCGACCTGGCGATGAAGATCTACGGCTACAACTTCCAGTCCGATGGGATGATCCGCTTCCAGCCGATCACCGGCGTGCAGTTCTCCGACATCAACCTCGACGAGTACTCGGCCATCCCGCAGGGCACCGGTCTCGACTGGGAATACTCCACCGACGGCGGCGTGACCTGGGACGCCATGGTTCCCGCCGAGGAGGAACGGCTGCCCAACCTCGCCACCCGGGTTCAGATCCGCGTGCGCCTGAGCAGCTCGCTTTCTAACGACACCCCGGCCATAAACTTCCGCGACGTCAACCTGGTGGGCTACCTCAATAAGACCACCGGGGCCTACCTGACCCGCGAGAACGAGCTGACCCAGGGAGTGGAATCGACCAAGGCCTATGTGCAGATGCAGATCCCCAGCGGCACCACCCTGCAATGGTTCGCCAGCAACGACGGCGGCCTGACCTGGGAGGCGATGACCATCCAGGACACCCGGCCCATCGACGAGAACTGGACCGAGTACACCCTGGTGCGCACCTTCACCGACAACACCGGCAACAAGGTCCGTTACAAGGCCGAGATGACCGGCACGCCGCTGATCTACCCGCGCATCCATTCGCTGGGCGCGACCCTGAGCTAA
- a CDS encoding DUF5049 domain-containing protein has translation MKILIRSTTLDGEPIPGSGETIQANDCLEVVELMRGQTPFTASRAPRDYMTEVLSGIQGGPTQPLPEDATAAAAEFLTRLARHGLIEFLPDDKASDPWPDRFLEALETVRLSGRTNMLDHPEVTRLTAEMGYPEVAEWLADHRREYAAFVLEGTRLLGKNFGGKGDPAPCADK, from the coding sequence ATGAAGATTCTGATCCGCTCCACCACGCTGGACGGCGAACCGATCCCCGGCAGCGGGGAAACCATCCAGGCCAATGACTGCCTCGAAGTTGTCGAGCTGATGCGCGGCCAGACGCCGTTCACCGCCAGCCGAGCGCCCCGGGACTACATGACCGAGGTGCTCTCCGGCATCCAAGGCGGGCCGACCCAACCATTGCCGGAGGACGCCACCGCTGCAGCCGCCGAGTTTCTCACCCGCCTGGCCCGGCACGGCCTGATCGAATTCCTGCCCGACGACAAGGCCAGCGATCCCTGGCCGGACCGCTTCCTCGAAGCCCTGGAGACGGTACGGCTCTCCGGGCGCACCAACATGCTCGACCACCCGGAGGTGACCCGCCTGACCGCCGAGATGGGCTACCCGGAGGTGGCCGAGTGGCTGGCCGACCACCGGCGTGAATACGCGGCCTTCGTTCTCGAAGGGACAAGACTGCTCGGCAAGAACTTCGGCGGCAAGGGGGACCCGGCTCCATGTGCGGACAAGTAG